A genomic segment from Nonomuraea helvata encodes:
- a CDS encoding ABC transporter permease: MNLDLTWRLLKGAGRKGMLGTWLTLGAVAVSTALLLFAVAANYAFEARADRGAWRNPVPAKEGAVAIEAARFDFVGERAITVVDLAALKNGVHAPPGLPRFPAPGEVWLSPALAELAKELPADQLAKRYPDPKGVLGDEALVYPDELVAVVGHKPDAPEMTAPRSDDWIIGKGPARVADLAGAPSEDSEAYRVLTLIASVLMVVPLLVFGGAAARLTVARRDQRLATLRLVGATPGQVVGMTVAEAAIVALAGALLGTVGYAVAAPLLARIPIAGGPSFVSDLFPSPLILAALLVAVPLLVGLSAVAGLRRVVVSPLGVAKRETPPGMRFLRVIVLLAVLAVFPMLTRGTSAALVAAALGLAFLCVNLAGPWVVGMIGRITARSARAPARLLAGRRLVDDPRSAWRTVSGVALTGFVAGFLGLLSPGVFEDGQAPPQLRISAPAAQGAAVADQARDRLRAAGITASVKATGRSSAPVVVAALGSSADTATIDRARTALAGLVPGRTPTTETDDGRFGIQILSDVRVGTIVVLSVSFLVAIASSGITAASSVLDRRQTYGLLRLAGTPLEVLDRARRAETLIPLTVMGGGAILVGVFCAVPFMIGGMSMVGVLTLVGCVVVGFAGVIAAGALSRPLLRSVTADPAPRPD, translated from the coding sequence GTGAACCTCGACCTGACCTGGCGGCTGCTCAAGGGCGCCGGCCGCAAGGGGATGCTGGGCACCTGGCTCACGCTGGGCGCCGTCGCCGTCTCCACGGCGCTGCTGCTGTTCGCCGTGGCCGCGAACTACGCCTTCGAGGCCAGGGCCGACCGCGGCGCCTGGCGCAATCCCGTACCCGCCAAGGAAGGCGCGGTCGCGATCGAGGCGGCCCGCTTCGACTTCGTCGGCGAGCGGGCGATCACGGTCGTCGACCTGGCCGCGCTCAAGAACGGGGTGCACGCGCCGCCCGGGCTGCCCCGCTTCCCCGCTCCCGGCGAGGTGTGGCTCTCCCCCGCGCTGGCCGAGCTGGCCAAGGAGCTCCCGGCGGACCAGCTCGCCAAGCGCTACCCCGACCCCAAGGGCGTGCTGGGCGACGAGGCGCTGGTCTATCCGGACGAGCTGGTCGCTGTCGTCGGCCACAAGCCGGACGCGCCCGAGATGACGGCGCCGCGCAGCGACGACTGGATCATCGGCAAGGGCCCGGCCCGGGTGGCCGATCTCGCGGGCGCCCCGTCGGAGGACTCCGAGGCGTACCGCGTGCTCACGCTGATCGCGAGCGTGCTCATGGTGGTGCCGCTGCTGGTGTTCGGGGGCGCGGCGGCCAGGCTCACGGTCGCCCGGCGTGACCAGCGGCTGGCGACGTTGCGGCTGGTGGGCGCGACGCCGGGCCAGGTGGTCGGTATGACGGTGGCCGAGGCGGCGATCGTCGCGCTGGCGGGCGCGCTGCTCGGCACCGTCGGCTACGCGGTCGCCGCGCCGCTGCTGGCCCGCATCCCGATCGCGGGCGGCCCGTCGTTCGTCTCCGACCTGTTCCCCTCCCCGCTGATCCTGGCCGCGCTGCTGGTGGCGGTGCCGCTGCTGGTGGGCCTGTCCGCGGTGGCGGGGCTGCGGCGGGTCGTGGTGAGCCCGCTCGGGGTGGCCAAGCGCGAGACGCCGCCCGGCATGCGGTTCCTGCGAGTGATCGTCCTGCTGGCCGTGCTGGCGGTGTTCCCGATGCTGACCAGGGGAACCAGCGCCGCGCTCGTGGCGGCGGCGCTCGGGCTGGCGTTCCTGTGCGTCAATCTGGCCGGCCCGTGGGTGGTCGGCATGATCGGCCGGATCACCGCCCGCAGCGCCCGGGCGCCCGCGCGGCTGCTGGCGGGCCGCCGGCTGGTCGACGATCCGCGCTCCGCCTGGCGTACGGTGAGCGGCGTCGCGCTGACCGGCTTCGTCGCGGGCTTCCTCGGCCTGCTCAGCCCCGGTGTGTTCGAGGACGGCCAGGCGCCTCCCCAGCTCCGGATCTCCGCGCCCGCCGCGCAGGGGGCGGCCGTCGCCGACCAGGCCCGCGACCGGCTGCGGGCGGCCGGGATCACCGCGTCGGTGAAGGCCACCGGACGGTCCTCAGCGCCCGTCGTGGTCGCCGCCCTGGGCAGTTCCGCCGACACGGCCACGATCGACCGGGCACGCACCGCGCTCGCCGGGCTCGTCCCCGGGCGTACCCCGACGACGGAGACCGACGACGGGCGGTTCGGCATCCAGATCCTCTCCGACGTCCGGGTGGGCACGATCGTGGTGCTCTCGGTGTCGTTCCTGGTGGCCATCGCCAGCTCGGGGATCACGGCCGCGTCGTCCGTGCTGGACCGGCGGCAGACGTACGGGCTGCTGCGGCTGGCGGGCACGCCGCTGGAGGTGCTCGATCGGGCACGGCGGGCGGAGACGCTCATCCCGCTGACGGTGATGGGGGGCGGGGCGATCCTGGTGGGGGTGTTCTGCGCGGTGCCGTTCATGATCGGCGGGATGAGCATGGTGGGTGTTCTCACGCTGGTGGGCTGCGTCGTCGTGGGCTTCGCCGGTGTGATCGCCGCCGGGGCTCTGAGTCGGCCCCTGCTCCGCTCGGTGACCGCCGACCCGGCCCCGCGCCCGGACTGA
- a CDS encoding DNA polymerase III subunit alpha → MAPPFPHLSVCSAYSMRYGTAFPQALVSRAVEHGMDILALTDRDGLYGAVKHAQACADAGISAVFGVNLALDVLPPLPGLGVPGLDMPGRRAPRPKTGPNAEDRVTVLARAKGWSRLSRLVTAAHYAGERGTPKVSRELIGEWAGGRDDGHGGDHGFGAEDGLVVLLGPRSDVGRAVAERRDEQARTLLGLWRAAVPGVVIELVDQYGFRDATTAVHMLGLAESMGVPAVLTNAVRYLDPADHQVGDVLDAARQLVPLHPRHLDRMTSHAYLKSTKEMWQVATKVCGADQERVARLLFTTRRLAEACAVEPVELLALRSDPPNLHLPEIGRDPVPLLRHRVEDGLIRRGLDRSGEARRRLRDEMAIIERKRLSGYFIAVAGITDMIRGRGIRCAIRGSGAGSLVNYLIGIGEVNPIDHGLLMERFLSEGRVGLPDIDVDVESARRLDCYKAIFEQYGEARVACVSMMETYRARSAIRDVAGAMGLPPHEIDAIAKAFPHIRAKQITASLHDLPELRESRLGEAGLDRVFRLAEKLDGLPRHIALHPCGVLVGNGGLRDRTPVERSLLDFPMSQFDKDDVEEAGLLKLDVLGVRMQSAMAYALSEIKRVDDVVVELDSQSGDESGVQYVPHDDQDTYDMICASRTLGCFQIESPGQRELVAKLEPRRMHDLIVDISLFRPGPVNSDMVTPYLEARHGWRKPNYPHERLRDALKETHGVVVFHEQVLRIIEVMTGRDLSFAEMLRRTLATPEGRELVRKTFVPMARANGFDDAAVERAWQVLDAFGAFGFCKAHAAAFALPTYQSAWLKRHHAAAFFAGVLTHEPGMYPPRVIIDEARQCGIKILPLDINKSGKDWQVERLGLRVRPSSLKGASTPVRKEFRIGEIGKGYALRVPFSAVKGVSEAEVERMVAGQPYTSLADFWDRARPSRPTIERIVQVGGLDALHDLHPGGPRWRPGELTRRDLIAQVGTLERGSSIGVRSGAPASRRYASRPAGAAEPSVQLPLGFTEHLPPGELPEMTETEMVEAELEILGIDISRHVISFYDELLDGLAVVRSRDLLKQRNGAVVLVAGVKVATQTPAVRSGQRVIFTTLDDSTGPIDLTFFESVQGRCAATVFGSWLMLAKGVVRRTGTRAVSLRAVDCWNLADLERLWRAEGIEAVRALLAEPAAKAAGVTGRKIEYANGFRLSPYSDLGPAVTDPPRRLWHASPGSSGPTAA, encoded by the coding sequence ATGGCGCCGCCGTTCCCGCACCTCAGCGTCTGCTCCGCGTACTCCATGCGCTACGGCACGGCCTTCCCGCAGGCGCTGGTGAGCCGGGCGGTCGAGCACGGGATGGACATCCTCGCGCTGACCGACCGCGACGGCCTCTACGGCGCGGTCAAGCACGCCCAGGCGTGCGCGGACGCCGGGATCTCCGCGGTCTTCGGCGTCAACCTGGCGCTCGACGTCCTCCCGCCGCTGCCGGGGCTCGGGGTGCCCGGGCTGGACATGCCCGGACGCCGCGCGCCCCGCCCCAAGACCGGGCCGAACGCCGAGGACCGTGTCACGGTGCTGGCCCGCGCCAAGGGCTGGTCCCGGCTGTCCCGCCTGGTCACGGCCGCGCACTACGCCGGCGAGCGCGGCACGCCCAAGGTGAGCCGCGAGCTGATCGGCGAGTGGGCCGGCGGGCGCGATGACGGGCACGGCGGCGACCACGGGTTCGGCGCCGAGGACGGGCTCGTGGTGCTGCTCGGCCCCAGGTCCGACGTGGGCCGCGCGGTGGCCGAGCGGCGCGACGAGCAGGCCAGGACGCTGCTCGGGCTCTGGCGTGCCGCGGTGCCCGGCGTGGTGATCGAGCTGGTCGACCAGTACGGCTTCCGCGACGCCACCACGGCCGTGCACATGCTCGGCCTGGCCGAGTCCATGGGCGTCCCGGCGGTGCTGACCAACGCGGTGCGCTACCTCGACCCGGCCGACCACCAGGTCGGCGACGTGCTCGACGCGGCCCGCCAGCTCGTCCCGCTGCACCCGCGCCACCTCGACCGCATGACCTCCCACGCCTATCTCAAGAGCACCAAGGAGATGTGGCAGGTGGCGACCAAGGTCTGCGGCGCGGACCAGGAGCGGGTGGCGCGGCTGCTGTTCACGACCAGGCGGCTGGCCGAGGCGTGCGCGGTGGAGCCGGTCGAGCTGCTCGCGCTGCGGAGCGACCCGCCCAACCTGCACCTGCCCGAGATCGGCCGCGACCCGGTGCCGCTGCTGCGCCACCGGGTGGAGGACGGGCTGATCAGGCGCGGCCTCGACCGCTCCGGCGAGGCCAGGCGGCGCCTCAGGGACGAGATGGCCATCATCGAGCGCAAGCGCCTGTCCGGATACTTCATCGCCGTGGCCGGCATCACCGACATGATCCGCGGCAGGGGCATCCGCTGCGCCATCCGCGGCTCGGGCGCGGGCAGCCTGGTCAACTACCTCATCGGCATCGGCGAGGTGAACCCCATCGACCACGGCCTGCTCATGGAGCGCTTCCTGTCGGAGGGCCGCGTCGGGCTGCCCGACATCGACGTGGACGTGGAGTCGGCCCGCCGCCTCGACTGCTACAAGGCCATCTTCGAGCAGTACGGCGAGGCCCGCGTGGCCTGCGTGTCCATGATGGAGACCTACCGGGCGCGCAGCGCCATCCGCGACGTCGCGGGGGCCATGGGCCTGCCGCCGCACGAGATCGACGCCATCGCGAAGGCGTTCCCGCACATCAGGGCCAAGCAGATCACCGCGTCCCTCCACGACCTGCCCGAACTGCGCGAGAGCCGGCTCGGCGAGGCGGGGCTCGACCGGGTGTTCCGGCTGGCGGAGAAGCTCGACGGGCTGCCCAGGCACATCGCGCTGCACCCGTGCGGCGTGCTGGTCGGCAACGGGGGCCTGCGGGACAGGACCCCGGTGGAGCGCAGCCTGCTGGACTTCCCGATGTCGCAGTTCGACAAGGACGACGTGGAGGAGGCCGGGCTGCTCAAGCTCGACGTGCTGGGCGTGCGGATGCAGTCCGCGATGGCGTACGCGCTGAGCGAGATCAAGCGGGTGGACGACGTCGTGGTCGAGCTGGACAGCCAGAGCGGCGACGAGTCCGGCGTCCAGTACGTGCCGCACGACGACCAGGACACCTACGACATGATCTGCGCCAGCCGCACCCTCGGCTGCTTCCAGATCGAGTCTCCGGGGCAGCGCGAGCTGGTCGCCAAGCTGGAGCCGCGCAGGATGCACGACCTGATCGTGGACATCTCGCTGTTCAGGCCGGGCCCGGTCAACTCCGACATGGTCACCCCCTACCTGGAGGCCAGGCACGGGTGGCGGAAGCCGAACTACCCGCACGAGAGGCTGCGGGACGCGCTGAAGGAGACGCACGGCGTCGTGGTCTTCCACGAGCAGGTGCTCAGGATCATCGAGGTGATGACGGGGCGGGACCTGTCGTTCGCCGAGATGCTGCGGCGCACGCTGGCCACGCCGGAGGGGCGGGAGCTGGTGCGCAAGACGTTCGTGCCCATGGCCAGGGCCAACGGCTTCGACGACGCGGCCGTCGAGCGCGCCTGGCAGGTGCTGGACGCGTTCGGGGCCTTCGGCTTCTGCAAGGCGCACGCGGCGGCGTTCGCGCTGCCCACGTACCAGTCGGCCTGGCTCAAGCGGCACCACGCGGCGGCGTTCTTCGCCGGGGTGCTCACGCACGAGCCGGGCATGTACCCGCCGCGCGTCATCATCGACGAGGCCAGGCAGTGCGGGATCAAGATCCTGCCGCTCGACATCAACAAGTCGGGCAAGGACTGGCAGGTGGAGCGGCTCGGGCTGCGCGTGCGTCCCTCCTCGCTGAAGGGCGCCTCCACCCCGGTGCGCAAGGAGTTCAGGATCGGCGAGATCGGCAAGGGGTACGCGCTGCGGGTGCCGTTCTCGGCGGTCAAGGGGGTGAGCGAGGCCGAGGTCGAGCGCATGGTCGCCGGGCAGCCGTACACGTCGCTGGCCGACTTCTGGGACCGTGCCCGGCCCTCCCGGCCGACGATCGAGCGGATCGTCCAGGTCGGCGGGCTCGACGCGCTCCACGACCTGCACCCGGGCGGGCCCCGCTGGCGTCCGGGCGAGCTGACCCGCCGCGACCTGATCGCCCAGGTGGGGACGCTCGAGCGGGGCTCGTCGATCGGCGTGCGGTCGGGCGCGCCCGCCTCCAGGCGCTACGCCTCGCGGCCCGCCGGCGCGGCGGAGCCGTCGGTGCAGCTCCCGCTGGGCTTCACCGAGCACCTGCCGCCGGGGGAGCTGCCCGAGATGACGGAGACGGAGATGGTCGAGGCAGAGCTGGAGATCCTGGGCATCGACATCAGCCGCCACGTCATCAGCTTCTACGACGAGCTGCTCGACGGGCTCGCGGTGGTACGTTCCAGAGATCTCCTGAAGCAGCGCAACGGAGCGGTGGTGCTGGTCGCGGGGGTCAAGGTGGCCACGCAGACGCCTGCCGTGCGCTCGGGGCAGCGGGTCATCTTCACCACGCTCGACGACTCGACAGGGCCGATCGACCTGACGTTCTTCGAGTCGGTGCAGGGACGGTGTGCGGCGACGGTGTTCGGCTCGTGGCTCATGCTGGCCAAGGGGGTGGTCAGGCGCACGGGGACGCGGGCGGTGTCGCTGCGGGCGGTGGACTGCTGGAACCTGGCGGACCTGGAAAGGCTCTGGCGGGCCGAGGGCATCGAGGCGGTCCGCGCGCTCCTCGCCGAGCCGGCGGCCAAGGCGGCGGGGGTGACGGGCCGCAAGATCGAGTACGCCAACGGCTTCCGCCTCTCGCCCTACTCCGACCTCGGCCCCGCCGTCACCGACCCGCCCAGGCGACTCTGGCACGCCAGCCCCGGCAGCTCCGGCCCCACAGCGGCCTGA
- a CDS encoding DUF6504 family protein → MSRLYGDPIEVWTRDGEPTQFVWRDRLYLVRRVLDHWVVAREWWKTGDGDPGERKFWRVEAGPGREVGSYELRYDTAGNGWLLLRAWD, encoded by the coding sequence TTGAGCAGACTCTATGGCGATCCGATAGAGGTGTGGACCAGGGACGGGGAGCCGACCCAGTTCGTCTGGCGCGACCGGCTCTATCTCGTCCGCCGGGTCCTCGACCACTGGGTGGTCGCGCGCGAGTGGTGGAAGACCGGCGACGGCGACCCGGGCGAGCGCAAGTTCTGGCGGGTGGAGGCCGGCCCCGGGCGCGAGGTGGGCTCGTACGAGCTGCGTTACGACACCGCCGGCAACGGCTGGCTGCTCCTGAGGGCGTGGGACTGA
- a CDS encoding serine/threonine-protein kinase produces MSGETSHIGRYRLVSVLGRGGMGTVHLAEDPAGQRVAVKVINPELTQHEQFRMRFRREADAARRVRRFCTAAVIEAALDGDQLYVVTEYVPGPNLEAAVLQSGPLRGSSLDALAVSVATALTAIHGAGVVHRDLKPSNVLLSPVGPRVIDFGIARALDTLGGVTGTGELVGTPRYMAPEVLRGEPVSPACDVFSWGCLVAFAASGRAPFGGDTLPAIVYQVLNTEPTLDEVEPGLRELVRAALRKDPAMRPTAQQLLDHLVGRSAAPEQAAQTAQVTWQQATAAYTSVQQPSKGGRAKLIAGLAAAAAVLVAGSVAAWAVFAPGGPPDDLGVLYREDFTQTSGGWNGTYDPDASSSYGYRTDGTYGLDVEDGSEERWAKAPIPFLIAKPTGTPDPSATPTPMLPSSVVVAVTAEVKKHAGTGEYGVYCHNADDDDTYYEFALDTTGKARIRRIVDGAGGTLAQPVQVDGLPGKARLVASCEQAGSAVRLTMWVNDRRVHQVDDPNGLGNGYVGLFARTPKDGTSMLKTAFDDFELRGRKEP; encoded by the coding sequence GTGAGCGGCGAAACCTCCCACATCGGGCGCTACAGATTAGTCAGCGTGCTGGGGCGCGGCGGCATGGGCACGGTCCATCTCGCCGAGGACCCCGCTGGGCAGCGGGTCGCCGTCAAAGTGATCAACCCGGAGCTGACCCAGCACGAGCAGTTCCGCATGCGCTTCCGCAGGGAGGCGGACGCCGCCCGCAGGGTGCGCAGGTTCTGCACGGCCGCGGTGATCGAGGCCGCCCTCGACGGCGACCAGCTCTACGTCGTCACCGAATACGTCCCCGGGCCGAACCTCGAAGCCGCCGTGCTCCAGTCCGGCCCCCTGCGCGGCTCCAGTCTCGACGCGCTGGCCGTCAGCGTGGCCACCGCCCTGACCGCCATCCACGGAGCCGGGGTCGTGCACCGGGACCTCAAGCCGTCGAACGTGCTGCTGTCGCCCGTGGGACCACGCGTGATCGACTTCGGCATCGCGCGGGCGCTCGACACGCTCGGCGGCGTCACGGGCACCGGCGAGCTGGTCGGAACGCCCCGCTACATGGCTCCCGAGGTGCTGCGGGGCGAGCCGGTCTCCCCGGCCTGCGACGTGTTCTCGTGGGGATGCCTGGTCGCGTTCGCCGCGAGCGGGCGGGCGCCGTTCGGCGGCGACACGCTGCCCGCGATCGTCTACCAGGTGCTCAACACCGAGCCGACCCTCGACGAGGTCGAGCCAGGCCTGCGCGAGCTGGTCAGGGCGGCGCTGCGCAAGGACCCGGCCATGCGGCCCACCGCGCAGCAGCTGCTCGACCACCTCGTCGGGCGGTCGGCCGCGCCCGAGCAGGCGGCGCAGACCGCGCAGGTGACCTGGCAGCAGGCCACGGCGGCGTACACGTCCGTCCAGCAGCCGTCCAAGGGCGGCCGCGCCAAGCTGATCGCCGGGCTCGCGGCGGCCGCGGCGGTGCTCGTGGCCGGGTCCGTGGCCGCGTGGGCGGTGTTCGCGCCCGGCGGGCCGCCCGACGACCTGGGCGTGCTCTACCGCGAGGACTTCACGCAGACCTCCGGCGGCTGGAACGGCACCTACGACCCTGACGCGTCCTCCAGCTACGGATACCGGACGGACGGGACGTACGGGCTGGATGTGGAGGATGGCTCCGAGGAGCGGTGGGCGAAGGCCCCCATACCATTCCTCATCGCCAAGCCGACCGGCACGCCCGACCCCTCGGCCACGCCCACGCCGATGCTGCCCTCATCCGTCGTCGTCGCCGTCACCGCCGAGGTCAAGAAGCACGCCGGCACCGGCGAGTACGGCGTGTACTGCCACAACGCCGACGATGACGACACGTACTACGAGTTCGCCCTCGACACGACGGGGAAGGCCAGGATCCGGCGGATCGTGGACGGGGCGGGCGGCACGCTGGCCCAGCCCGTGCAGGTCGACGGGCTGCCCGGCAAGGCCAGGCTGGTGGCGTCGTGCGAGCAGGCCGGGTCCGCCGTGCGGCTGACGATGTGGGTGAACGACCGGCGGGTCCACCAGGTGGACGACCCGAACGGGCTCGGCAACGGGTACGTGGGGCTGTTCGCCCGTACGCCCAAGGACGGGACCTCCATGCTGAAGACGGCGTTCGACGACTTCGAGCTGCGCGGCCGGAAGGAGCCCTAG
- a CDS encoding TetR/AcrR family transcriptional regulator, whose protein sequence is MRDAVRQATLAELAEHGYRGLTVENVAERSGVHKTTVYRRWGSVAGLISDALELARDEPWPVPDTGSIEGDLRGIVQLVRSGFDDPELGPVSSAFVSAAVQDPDAARALHDFFVARHEQSAEVVRRAIGRGELPDIVDVREVIRVAVAPVYYRLFVAHEPVTERDADRAADAALAAARAGVL, encoded by the coding sequence GTGCGCGACGCCGTGCGCCAGGCCACGCTCGCCGAGCTGGCCGAGCACGGATACCGGGGCCTGACCGTGGAGAACGTGGCCGAGCGCTCAGGCGTGCACAAGACGACCGTCTACCGGCGCTGGGGCAGCGTCGCGGGGCTGATCTCCGACGCGCTCGAGCTGGCCAGGGACGAGCCGTGGCCCGTTCCCGACACCGGCTCGATCGAGGGCGACCTGCGGGGCATCGTCCAGCTCGTACGGAGCGGGTTCGACGATCCGGAGCTGGGGCCGGTCTCGTCGGCGTTCGTGTCGGCGGCCGTGCAGGACCCCGACGCGGCACGGGCGCTGCACGACTTCTTCGTGGCCCGCCACGAGCAGTCGGCCGAGGTCGTGCGGCGCGCGATCGGGCGCGGCGAGCTCCCCGACATCGTCGACGTCAGGGAGGTGATCAGGGTCGCGGTCGCACCCGTCTACTACCGGTTGTTCGTGGCGCACGAGCCGGTGACCGAGCGCGACGCCGACCGCGCCGCGGACGCGGCCCTGGCCGCCGCCCGTGCGGGGGTCCTCTAG
- a CDS encoding virginiamycin B lyase family protein, with product MSRTRPAGEGPHRFTLIDGGSPYGIAAGPDGALWFTLAHEGRVGRVSPGQEPVIHQLDPADGQPSVITPGADGAMWFTEGKGGRVCRITADGEVTSYEADSPYGIAAGPDGAMWFTQMQSGRIGRIGPGGERAEFEVPVEGGMPAFITAGPDDALWFTINQGNAIGRVSLTGQVTVHPLPTEGAAPVGITLGPDGALWFVEIGAGQVGRIDVSGKITEYPLPDRAARPHAIITGPDGALWFTEWAVDRLGRITTDGAIEEHPLQPLPAELGEERKAEPHGLTIGPDGAIWVALEAGALARHG from the coding sequence ATGAGTCGCACCAGACCGGCCGGCGAAGGGCCGCACAGGTTCACCCTGATCGACGGGGGCTCGCCGTACGGCATCGCCGCCGGCCCGGACGGGGCGCTCTGGTTCACGCTCGCCCACGAGGGGCGTGTCGGCAGGGTGTCGCCCGGCCAGGAGCCCGTGATCCATCAGCTCGATCCGGCGGACGGGCAGCCGAGCGTGATCACGCCGGGAGCCGACGGGGCGATGTGGTTCACGGAGGGGAAGGGCGGCCGGGTCTGCCGGATCACCGCCGACGGGGAGGTGACCTCCTACGAGGCCGACTCGCCGTACGGCATCGCCGCGGGGCCGGACGGGGCCATGTGGTTCACCCAGATGCAGAGCGGCAGGATCGGGCGCATCGGGCCCGGTGGGGAGCGGGCGGAGTTCGAGGTGCCGGTGGAGGGCGGGATGCCCGCCTTCATCACCGCCGGGCCGGACGACGCGCTCTGGTTCACGATCAACCAGGGCAACGCCATCGGGCGCGTCTCCCTGACGGGGCAGGTCACCGTTCATCCGCTCCCGACAGAGGGCGCCGCCCCGGTGGGGATCACGCTGGGGCCGGACGGGGCGCTCTGGTTCGTGGAGATCGGCGCGGGCCAGGTGGGCCGGATCGACGTTTCCGGAAAAATCACCGAATACCCGCTTCCCGACCGGGCCGCGCGACCGCACGCGATCATCACCGGCCCCGACGGCGCCCTCTGGTTCACCGAATGGGCCGTCGACCGCCTCGGCCGCATCACCACCGACGGCGCCATCGAAGAGCACCCGCTCCAGCCTCTGCCGGCCGAGCTCGGGGAAGAAAGGAAGGCCGAGCCTCATGGGCTGACGATCGGGCCCGACGGGGCGATCTGGGTCGCCCTGGAGGCGGGCGCCCTGGCCCGGCACGGGTGA
- a CDS encoding quinone oxidoreductase: MHAIIVSAQGGPEVLEYVERPDPVPGAGEIVVDVAASGVNFIDIYHRSGTYPLDVPTPIGSEGAGTVSAVGPGVEGVAVGDTVAWVNILGSYAEKAVIPADRAVPVPDGVPADVAAAAMLQGMTAHYLTHSTHEVRAGENVLVHAGAGGMGQLLIQLAKLKGAKVYTTVSTAEKEKLAREAGADEVLRYDDFAATLRNTIDVVYDGVGKATFEGGLEALRPRGLMALYGAASGPVPPFDPQLLNKHGSVFLTRPSLVHYIVERAELLQRASDLFGWIAAGRLTINVSHRYPLAEARQAHEDLAARRTTGKLLLIP, encoded by the coding sequence ATGCATGCCATCATCGTCTCCGCCCAGGGCGGCCCAGAGGTTCTCGAATACGTCGAGCGGCCGGACCCGGTCCCCGGCGCAGGGGAAATCGTGGTCGACGTCGCGGCCAGCGGTGTCAACTTCATCGACATCTACCACCGCTCCGGCACGTACCCGCTCGATGTGCCCACTCCTATCGGCTCCGAAGGCGCGGGCACGGTCTCCGCGGTCGGCCCCGGGGTGGAAGGGGTGGCCGTGGGCGACACCGTGGCCTGGGTCAACATCCTGGGCAGCTACGCCGAGAAGGCCGTCATCCCCGCCGATCGGGCGGTGCCCGTGCCCGACGGCGTCCCGGCGGACGTGGCGGCGGCGGCGATGCTCCAGGGGATGACGGCCCACTACCTCACCCACTCCACCCACGAGGTGCGGGCCGGGGAGAATGTGCTCGTCCACGCCGGAGCCGGCGGCATGGGGCAGCTGCTCATCCAGCTCGCCAAGCTCAAGGGCGCCAAGGTCTACACCACCGTCTCCACCGCCGAGAAGGAGAAGCTGGCCCGGGAGGCCGGGGCCGACGAGGTGCTGCGGTACGACGACTTCGCGGCGACGCTGCGCAACACGATCGACGTCGTGTACGACGGCGTCGGGAAGGCCACGTTCGAAGGCGGGCTGGAGGCGCTGCGGCCGCGCGGCCTCATGGCCCTGTACGGCGCCGCGAGCGGCCCCGTACCCCCGTTCGATCCCCAGCTCCTCAACAAGCACGGCTCGGTCTTCCTCACCAGGCCCTCGCTCGTCCACTACATAGTCGAGCGCGCCGAGCTGCTCCAGCGCGCCTCCGACCTGTTCGGGTGGATCGCGGCCGGCCGGCTCACCATCAACGTCTCCCACCGCTACCCGCTGGCCGAGGCGCGGCAGGCGCACGAGGACCTGGCAGCCCGCCGTACGACCGGGAAACTCCTCCTCATACCCTGA
- a CDS encoding LysE family translocator — MDIAGSVWSFAAVVALLTLTPGLDTALILRTSVLAGRRPAWGVTLGIQVGTLTWGVVTAAGLSALLSASRLGYEILRWAGVAYLVWMGLRMILARQAAHDEPEQAVRFMGGFTRGLVTNLLNPKVGAFYVAVLPQFIPEGAPHAAMGLLLAGVHVAEGLLWSAVLIGFASLMSGFLRTPTVRRVLDRLTGVVIVGFGIRLAVTD, encoded by the coding sequence ATGGACATCGCAGGATCAGTCTGGTCGTTCGCCGCCGTAGTGGCCCTGCTCACGCTCACCCCCGGCCTCGACACGGCGCTCATCCTGCGTACGTCGGTGCTGGCGGGCAGGCGGCCGGCCTGGGGCGTGACACTGGGCATCCAGGTCGGCACGCTCACCTGGGGCGTGGTCACCGCGGCGGGGCTGTCGGCGCTCCTGTCCGCCTCCCGGCTCGGCTATGAGATCCTGCGCTGGGCCGGGGTGGCGTACCTGGTGTGGATGGGCCTGCGCATGATCCTGGCCAGGCAGGCGGCGCACGACGAGCCGGAGCAGGCGGTGCGGTTCATGGGCGGGTTCACCCGGGGGCTGGTCACGAACCTGCTCAACCCCAAGGTCGGGGCGTTCTACGTGGCCGTGCTGCCGCAGTTCATCCCGGAGGGGGCGCCGCACGCGGCCATGGGGCTGCTGCTGGCCGGCGTGCACGTGGCCGAGGGGCTGCTGTGGAGCGCGGTGCTGATCGGGTTCGCGTCGTTGATGAGCGGCTTCCTGCGCACGCCCACCGTGCGGCGCGTCCTCGACCGCCTGACCGGCGTGGTCATCGTCGGCTTCGGCATCCGCCTCGCCGTGACGGACTGA